The following coding sequences are from one Kogia breviceps isolate mKogBre1 chromosome X, mKogBre1 haplotype 1, whole genome shotgun sequence window:
- the GPRASP2 gene encoding G-protein coupled receptor-associated sorting protein 2, with amino-acid sequence MTGAEIEPGVQTKPEKKPGEEVGGGAERENEVPMVVRPKVRTQATPGARPKTESKAMAGARPKTESKAMAGARPKTESQAMAGARPKAESQTMAGARPKTESQAMAGARPKTEARAVGGARPKTEVKAIPGARPKDEAQAWAQTEFGAEAMSQAEGVSQTNAVTWPLVNTESGSAAKPMALSVDRELVSVDTETFPGSQVQTGIQPWFGSGEETNMGSWCYPRSRAREEASNESGFWSADETSTMSSFWAGEEASIRSWPREEANTRSRHRAKHQPNPRSRPRSKQEPYIDSWSGSEEESGNPFCLWAGENTNNLFRPRVRDEANMRSKLRTKREDFFESESEDEYYKESWFLPGEEANSRFRPRDNEESNTVLKPRAQKDVNNSDRVKQEPRFEEEVIIGSWFWAEKEVSMEAGASAICESEPGAEEGAIGGSLFWAKEKSSLGAVAREETRPESEEEAIFGSWFWDRDEACFDLNPHPVYKASPRFRDTAEEEVNVSSRPQTWEEVTVEFKPGPCHGIGFPSPSPFRIPEEAASVYSEMFEGKPKNVEVTPEGEEQESLLQPDQPDPEFPFQYDPSYRSVREIREHLRTRESAEPESWSCSCIQCELKIGPEEFEELLLLMDKIRDPFIHEISKIAMGMRTASQFTRDFIRDSGVVSLIETLLNYPSSRVRTSFLENMIHMAPPYPNLNMIETFICQVCEETLAHSVGSPEQLLGLRMLRHLTTTTDYHTLVANYMSGFLSLLTTGNARTKFHVLKMLLNLSENPVVAKKLFSAKALSIFVGLFNIEETNDNIQIVIKMFQNISSIIKNGTMSLIDDDFSLEPLISAFHEFEKLAEELQVQIDNQNDPEVGQQS; translated from the coding sequence ATGACTGGGGCTGAGATTGAGCCTGGTGTCCAGACGAAGCCTGAAAAGAAGCCTGGAGAAGaagttgggggtggggctgagagagagaatgaagtcCCAATGGTGGTCAGACCCAAGGTTAGGACCCAGGCCACACCTGGGGCAAGGCCCAAAACTGAGTCCAAGGCTATGGCTGGGGCAAGGCCCAAAACCGAGTCCAAGGCAATGGCTGGGGCAAGGCCTAAAACTGAGTCCCAGGCAATGGCTGGGGCAAGACCCAAAGCTGAGTCCCAGACAATGGCTGGGGCAAGGCCCAAAACTGAATCCCAGGCAATGGCAGGGGCAAGACCCAAAACTGAAGCCAGGGCAGTAGGTGGGGCACGTCCTAAGACTGAAGTCAAGGCAATCCCTGGGGCAAGGCCCAAGGATGAAGCCCAGGCTTGGGCCCAGACTGAGTTTGGGGCTGAGGCAATGTCGCAAGCAGAGGGAGTGTCTCAGACCAATGCAGTGACCTGGCCACTGGTCAATACTGAGTCTGGGTCAGCTGCTAAACCTATGGCCCTATCTGTGGATAGGGAACTGGTCAGTGTAGACACTGAGACCTTTCCTGGTTCCCAGGTTCAGACAGGAATCCAACCCTGGTTTGGATCAGGGGAGGAAACTAATATGGGGTCTTGGTGCTATCCCAGGTCCAGGGCCAGAGAGGAGGCCTCTAATGAGTCTGGATTCTGGTCAGCAGATGAGACATCTACAATGTCCTCTTTCTGGGCTGGAGAAGAGGCCAGTATCAGATCATGGCCTAGGGAAGAGGCCAATACCAGGTCCAGGCACAGGGCCAAACATCAGCCTAATCCCAGATCCAGGCCCAGATCCAAGCAAGAACCCTATATTGATTCCTGGTCTGGGTCTGAGGAAGAGTCTGGCAACCCATTCTGCTTGTGGGCTGGAGAAAATACCAATAATTTGTTCAGGCCCAGAGTCAGGGATGAGGCAAATATGAGGTCCAAGCTGAGGACAAAGAGAGAGGACTTTTTTGAATCTGAGTCTGAAGACGAGTACTATAAAGAGTCTTGGTTTTTGCCTGGAGAAGAGGCCAATAGTAGATTCCGGCCCAGAGACAATGAAGAGTCTAATACTGTCTTGAAGCCCAGGGCCCAGAAAGATGTTAATAACAGTGACAGGGTCAAACAAGAGCCCAGGTTTGAGGAGGAAGTCATTATTGGGTCCTGGTTCTGGGCAGAGAAAGAGGTCAGTATGGAGGCTGGGGCTTCAGCCATTTGTGAATCTgagccaggggctgaggagggggcCATTGGTGGATCCTTGTTCTGGGCGAAGGAGAAGTCCAGTTTGGGTGCTGTGGCCAGAGAAGAGACCAGGCCAGAGTCTGAAGAAGAGGCCATATTTGGGTCCTGGTTCTGGGACAGGGATGAGGCCTGCTTTGACTTAAATCCCCATCCTGTGTACAAGGCTAGCCCCAGGTTCAGAGATACAGCTGAGGAGGAAGTTAATGTATCATCCAGGCCCCAAACCTGGGAAGAGGTCACTGTTGAATTCAAACCTGGTCCTTGTCATGGGATTGGCTTCCCATCCCCAAGCCCCTTTAGAATTCCTGAAGAAGCAGCATCTGTATACTCTGAAATGTTTGAGGGAAAGCCCAAGAATGTGGAAGTTACCCCAGAAGGGGAAGAGCAGGAATCTTTGCTTCAGCCTGATCAGCCTGACCCTGAGTTCCCATTTCAATATGATCCGTCCTACCGGTCAGTCAGGGAAATTCGAGAGCATCTTAGAACTAGGGAGAGTGCAGAGCCAGAGAGTTGGTCCTGCAGCTGTATACAATGTGAGCTTAAAATTGGTCCTGAAGAGTTTGAAGAACTCCTTCTATTAATGGACAAAATTCGAGATCCTTTCATTCATGAAATATCTAAGATTGCAATGGGTATGAGGACTGCTTCTCAGTTTACCCGTGATTTCATTCGCGATTCAGGAGTTGTCTCACTTATTGAAACTTTGCTCAATTATCCCTCCTCCCGAGTTAGGACAAGTTTTTTGGAAAATATGATTCATATGGCTCCACCTTACCCAAATCTAAACATGATTGAGACATTCATATGTCAAGTGTGTGAGGAAACCCTTGCTCATAGCGTGGGTTCTCCTGAGCAGCTGCTTGGATTAAGGATGCTTAGACACCTCACTACAACTACAGACTATCACACACTGGTTGCCAATTATATGTCTGGGTTTCTCTCCTTATTAACCACAGGCAATGCAAGAACAAAGTTTCACGTTCTGAAAATGTTATTGAATTTGTCTGAAAATCCTGTAGTGGCAAAAAAACTATTCAGTGCCAAGGCTCTATCGATATTTGTGGGTCTCTTTAACATAGAGGAGACAAATGATAACATTCAAATTGTTATTAAAATGTTTCAGAATATCAGTAGTATTATAAAAAATGGAACAATGTCCTTAATTGATGATGATTTCAGTCTTGAGCCGCTTATTTCTGCATTCCATGAATTTGAGAAGTTAGCTGAGGAACTGCAAGTCCAAATAGACAATCAGAATGATCCTGAGGTGGGACAGCAAAGCTAA